DNA from Gouania willdenowi chromosome 15, fGouWil2.1, whole genome shotgun sequence:
tgttttaaataaaacttatgcattttaacttccTTACATAAGCATTAACAAGggtttattaacattaaaatatgttattaAAAGTCATAAGGCTTAATAATAGGCATAATAAGGCTTTCTAAATGTTAATAAGCATTAATTGGACAATAATGAGGTCTTAACAATGCTTATTACTAGTAATAAATCCTTATTAAAGCTTATTACTAATGATAAGTGACTGTAAAGTTATTGAAAATATGTGTCCTTTGAAGACTGTCAGATCTGAGGGGAAACAGAAAAGTGAATCATTAAGTCAAGatgcatttgtaaaaacaaattgaacAAGTTAagcctgtttttttaaataaaccgaACAACTGGCCATTTTAGGTACACTTGTCTGGTTATTTGATGCAGGTTTGTGATCTGTTGTCAAACGATTTCTGACGCTTCATCTAACACATCTGTTGTTCTGTTGATCCTTATCCAGGTGAAGGTTAATATTTAGATTCTTTTAGTTTACTCAGCTCTTgagttacacaaaatgaaacgtCTTGGCGGGGGAAATCAAGCCCAAAATCTTCAAGCTTTGCGGCTTCACAAAGCAGCTCTCATTCAAAACATTGCTTAAACTTAATATTCTGAGCATACACAGGTCTTTACACTACAGCCTAATATTAACCACAAAAGGGAAACATTtgacagaagaaaaaagaaaaaaaagccatttgAACTATTAAAGCCAAACGCTAAGTTTGAAGTCCAATAGTTTGACTTCATGGTAACcaacaaacatccatccatcatcctgGTCCTGATCAGACTCATACAGTACTGGTCCTGGATAATATCCCAGCTTACGTAGGCTCAAATAGAACAGGCTGCAGTCCAATCACAGGGCTAACACATTGAGCCTGTAAATACTCACACATAGATCCACTTCCACAAACCTTTTAGCAACAACCACATTTGAGAATCTGTACATATGGAGAGGCACTGGCAGCCAGGCATGATTTATACTGGACATTCCAACTAAGATTCATAATAAGGGGGGAAATGACTTTTCTTTATTTGATTCACTTCAGTTTAACTTATGTCTGCTTATGTTTATGGGGCCTTTCTCATCATAGCTACACCTCACTACAGTCTGAGAGATGAAGATGATTCTTTAATATGTCCTGCACTGCATCGGTGACATCAGGGACTGTAAATAAACCATATCTTTAGagggatttttattttaaaaaagaaccaACATGGTGCTGAGTCGGCTTCTGTTGCTAATGGTCCTTTTACTCTCACTTAGGGAAGGTTTATAGTTCAGTATGTTTTCTATTCAGATATAAATCGTGACTGTATGTGTTGTGGGTCATTAACTTCAAAAGGATACATCATTATGTGCAGGAATGCACAAGGCCAACACATTTTTTGAGTCCAGTTCACAAAACGTGTCTTGGTTTAAGAACATTTTCAGGCAGAAGTTGTTGAAGGAAtgtcggtaacactttactccaagttttatacataaggctgcaattacactgtcattatctgtcattagcatgactaAGGTgtcagaattattattattcttttttataagCAAAACttattaaattcaattcaactttatttgtatagcgcaaattacaacaaattcatctcaatgcgcttatcaaaatgtaaaattcataataagaaagaaaaaacccaaacaagatccacatgaacaagcatttagagacagtgggaagaaacaactcccttttaacaggaaaaaatttccagcagaaccaggttcagaggtggcagccatctgcttctactggttggggttagtggacagaaggaccaacagaacaggatagagagatagaacatcagagtgtctcagcctagttgagccgtgaaccacagatcaagaactgccatcatcagcttcacgacacctgaaacagagaagagagagaaggacgaggagaaggcactgactgcagaaatacatgatacagtattatcaagtcagccttacttggccttgggcctcactcccagtggcctagtcaacacttattataaaggtgacaaatctcttcccatttattggaacgctaacagcgactccaaggtctgtaaatgcaacCGTTCACAGATGAGTCCATGTCctctctagtggttaggttatgttatgattcagtcctgtttatacggactgtaaatcataaacagctacatcagaattggaatctcttcccatttattgaACCAAGATCAGTACAAGGACTAGAATCTGATGGGTAGGTTGACATGTGGATGTTGATGTTATGTAAGTATATGTAGGcctataaatgtttttttgttgttgttgttgttgttaatatttgtgtgtattttgtttagtatttatatatgtatatacaatGCTCAAATgtcagatttattttgtttttggtaaaataGCTTGGAAGTGGGGCAGGGCTATCTTCCCCTTTCTCAAACATTGCTGGGGCTCTTTTTAAGTGAGCAATGATtgctttatattgttttgttaagTTTGaggtaaatacaaataaaaatcatgaaggctgtcattaagagttgtttgcaaaaataatgacaccTTTCTCTAAAttctgacacctttggagctatgttggcattttttgggttaggtggagggatctagagGGGTTAGTGTTAAGATTAAAGTTAGGAtaacgaatgacacttaatgacagccttcatgacaccgtattcatgctaatgacaagtgtcatgtcataataatgacagcgtaatgtcagcctttatgtttGAAAATTCAAGTAAAGTATTACCAGAATGTCAGAATAACCTTTTTTAGTAAATGTAGAGAATAGGTTATTATCACATGGCTTTGTTTGTTATTACCATCCTGGTTTCCCACttatttctggtcatttttCATTACTAAATGCATTCTAtccagtatattaaaaaaaaaggtgaaaacaaATAAGAAATTCAGAAGTTACTCTAATTCCTGCACTCCAGGACCTTTTTATTATCACACTTGGCTGGAAATTGTTATTTCAGTGCTCTCCAGTTGTTTCTGGCAATATCCGCGTGCCTAAGAGTAGATGAAATGTGAAGATCAAACATCCTGAACACAAGACTGAAACAAAGCCTTGCAATGTGAGCCCTCCTGGTGTGGTTACCAAATGAAATGACGTAGTCATGTCAGAGCACTATGTGTGTTTTGGTTCTCACCATCAGCTCCAGTCTGCAGGTATGCAGCTCCTTTGGCCccttttattacaaaataaacccTTGGATGAGGAGCACACAGTGAAGGAGGTTCAGAGGAGCACATGTGGTGAGCATTAGCCTTTTTTTGTTCTCCAACAAATGGGCACACTGAGATGTTTTGAAAATGTGATGGTTACGGATATGTTTCAGAGATATGTGGGGGATGCTTTGCTTTGTCAATCCCTACATGAAAATACATTCCAGTTATTCAGTCAGTATCCAGCATTCATTCATCAACTATACTTAGGTAAGCTCTTTAGTCAATAAaacacactcaaaatgacacttAAGATCTGCTGCTTAGCATCAAGTGAGATCACTTTGGCCAACTGTGCGATTGCCTTTATTAAATGTATACAGAAATGATGAAATCACAATATGACGTAGCACTTTTAGCAAAACATCATTGATTAGTGATTAATAATGACAAAatctttaaaagaaaacagcacaataaacaaatatacagtatctattaAGCAATAATAGAACAGAGGTTCAATTGTACGATCGCAGATGCATTTTCAGATGGTCAGTGGTATTATCTCTAAAAAATAAAGAGctcaagcttttattttgaaggggatttaGTCTCGCAGCTAAGGGCCCTCTATGATAAGTGCCTAATAATACTTTGTAGGTCAAATGAAGAGGATTTCTTCAGCAATTATTATTAGGATAAATAAAAGGTAAGAAGTTTTAGTTTTGAGCTTGTAAAGAAAAACTGTTGGCTACCTTTTATTcctaaaaaaaagcaaaaaaaaaaaaaaaaacacgagcaCAAGATGACATTTGCCTTCATAGTGTCACAGCATTGTCAACATATTATCTTCATGATCAaacagtgttttatttgttactGATCTGTGTTGTTCATTATCCTGGATCTAAactttatatgtgaaatatttCAATGGTTTGTATTCAGGGGTAAGTGTTGGTGTCAGGTAATAAGTTTATCAGAGCCACAAAAGCACTAACTTCATTCAAGGATTAAGCAAAGACAGTGCATTAGCCACACACTTTGGGCTAAAAGGAGTGTGCACGATGAAAGGTGGATGTAAATATAAAGGCAGAAAAGCAAATGAGTTAAaaagtcattcattcatccttTCATTTTCTTTGCTAGATTTGATTAATTTACAATCAGAGAGAGTGAATAAGCACAGGACACTCGAGTCTCTCGCTTCAACAAACCTGTCTCCAATCAGCGTGCATTAGCATTATTTGAAATCAGGTGTGTTGAAGGAGAGACACATGTGAAACTTTTACGTACAGTGAATCTGTTTACATGTATGTATAATGCATAGCCGTTGGTGTGTTTTCTCTCCTGGTAATAAAGCCTTTGAATGAATACTAACTATTGTTCATTTCTGTTAAGAGGgaaaggatgtcatcatcaaTGTCATTCTCCTCTCCAGCATTCAGTCTGCCTCCTCTCCCTCAGAAGTTATAAGGTGAAACCATAACGTGGACCTGTGCCACGTGTTTAGCCTGAAAGGTACGATCGCTGTACTCAGACATGTCCACGTCCACGTTGATCTCCTGAGGCCCACGCAGCGGCTGGACCAGTATCAGCTCCCCCGTCTGTCGGTCCGAACGTTGCATGACGAAGATGCTGCGGGAGTTTCCGCTCACTATGCCGAAGCGTAAACTGTCGGGCCCGGTGCGGCCGGGCGCCGTTGCGGTCGCCATTCGGAAGAGTGTAGCCGGGGTCTGCAGGTTGGAGGGCAGCGACAGGTAGTGGAAGGACACGGTCTTAGGGGCGAGGTGGCAGGACCGGCTGTCCATGGGGCAGGGGTTTCTTTCACACTGACTGCAGGAGATAAATAAAGATTCATTCATTAGAATACTTTCTTTTAAGACATTACGCAGTCAATGTTATGAAATgtcacctgtcattagcataaataaaatgtcatgaaGGTCATTAatgtgtcgttcgttaccctaatcctaaccttttgttaccctaaccctaaccctacttaaCCCCACTAGGTCCCTCCACCACATAAAGCAAAAAAGCCAACATAGcttcaaaggtgtcataatttagcgaaggACACTTGAAAGTTGTaccaaaacaatggcagatgttgatattgtggctttAATACTTGAATATGGCCAAAATGTAATGTCTCGCAGAGTGACATCATATCATGGGAAACATtataaacaaaccagaacaaaaatggctTAAAGCAAATCATTGTCTATCTTTtatggtgaagaaacacaagaaatcacaataagaattaagcaaaaatactttttaacaATATCCTTTTTGCCAGATAGTGACAGTTATagtatctggatcaatgattctgattatagtaccatgatcattgAAACTTTAAGGGTCTGGAAGAATGTTCAATCTCCATGAATaaagatacagtaggtccaaatgtaaatatatatgcaCCCCGATTTTATCAGAATTATCTCAATAAAATGCGCAATGCGGatccgatccagatgaaactggatcgggtaattgaggaaccaacctgacataactgaggtATACATTTTTTCAATGTTGGGAAATagagattttttgatttttgaaactgatccagaatcagtgtacTGATCCGGATcctctccaaaatgtaatagaCTATTCTGATGCATAACATCTATCTttagttaaaatgttgtcaaagttCGTTTAGCAGTTTTGAGAAATAAACACAGGTGAAAGTATGTCGGGGGTATATATCAAACATTGCAGTGGGATTCCCAATcctacaatgcaatgcacaaaacttgtgcaaagttcaagtcacatgaccatttgtcaacaaacccaatGTTTGTGATAGATTCAATAATAAACTTacaagcggcaatttcaataTTTGACATGTTTGTGAGTCAATTCTCagtattttcagaaaaaatacatttgattaaTTGATCTACGAGGCCAACACAAtgtctattaaaaaaatattagggatcatccccagcagctttaattacGTAGACGGCAAAATGTCCACGGGATCACAATTAGGTTCACTTTATGATACtctcatatcaagctttacaaTGTAAACCCTCTGCCTCAAGCAGATGTTATAACAACGCACTGGGTCGCCTTGTTAGTGTTAGTGGTGTATCCACTTACAAGGGAGATGTCTTGACGTAGCTGATGTTACCATGGGAACGGGGACACTCTGGGTTGACACACTGAAAACTTCCCCCTGTGTTGATGCAAGTTGTCCCTCGGCTACAGTTGTGCTGTTGGCTTAAACATTCATCCACATCTGGAAGACAAAAAGCACTGGCGTGCAAGAACGAGGAACAGAGACACACTTGCCAGACCAAGTCCCTGCTTCCTAGTTACCACATCATAAGCAAAGGTTGCAACTGcttttatttggatttttttttttcctcctaccTACGATTAATGTCCTAAAGATCCTTACTGCAAGGAAAATGTGAGGTCATTCATTCCACTGGCAGGCAGTGTTAGCTTCGGGGCTGAAAGAGGATGTAGGATTTCAGACACCTCTGTAGAAACTACAACCTCTGCAGCTGGAGCACCCCCCTCCCGCCACCCCCCCCCACACTCCCCGTTCATCAAACTCACAGGTATTCCTCAGTGGAGTCACATAACCCTCTGTGTGTGAAAGAGCCTTTGTCCTCAGGGCACTCACCCTCACAGCTCCGTCCATCTGCAAGCAACTTGTAACCAGTTGGGCAGGAGCAGTGGTATGAACCAGGGACGTTCACACACTCATGGACACACAGTTTTCCTCCTTGGTCCAACCGGTACACTTCACACTCATTTACATCTgtcaagaaaacacaaaagttagagagttcatttatttttgttgcgcAGATTGTCacgtagaaaataaattaaaagcaaaaacaaatgagaaaatCTGTTGCACAGATGATTTTTACAATTTCTTTAGTCAAAAGCAATGACTTCTAATCTCACACTGTAGATGTGACTATGGGCGTAACGACTGGTGTATTAACAGAAGACTTTTATAATTATTCTATTTGTGAACAGAAGTTGAGGTTGGAAGGAAAAGCCCAAATTCATaggttttattgtgaaaggctgacattttatttcattctccGGTGTGTGTGAGACAAAGAAAGTTAGGCCATTTGTCACTTCTCAAGGCATCTGTACATCTATTCTTTCTCTTTCATGTATTTACCACACCAGAAGTTTCACCCATAATCAGTAAGTTCTGAACACACCAACTTtggttttctgtagtttttaattgTGCTTTAAACTACCTTTCTTTAAAGGATGCCtatagtggaaatgtatataccataaaatgtgtttactgTATTACCAATAACCATATATGcatatttagtaaaaaaaaaaaacacatactaaCAACACCTACCTATCTAATTTCTTTGATTTTCCgctttatttaggtttttgaagtgattttctccacattttctttaatatggTTTTAGATGATACTAAACAAGTGTGTTGGAGGTTGTTGCACATCGGAGCAGCCACAGCCGGCAGTCCGCTGCACTGTTTACAGATGAGACACAATGGATATTGCCCAACATCACTAATGGAGTCTAaaaagacttttaaagaaaataaaccaACTAAACCTCTTTAATTTACAtgatattttgatttagtttttcaattataatttactacACGTACTCTTTAGGAAATAATTTAGATTTGTCaatttattaaaacacaataaaatacttTAGTCAAATTAGCATCTTCTCACATTGCCCATTTTTCACGACACTCTTTTTCAAGAGCTCTTCtagaaaataactaaaaaccAATGAACTGGGGCCTAAACAGATGCTAATCAGCTTGTGATCccttaaaaatattattatttttggtcacAGACAAAATTTGTATAGTTTGGAAAACCAAATGTGCTGTTAGTTCTGCTGAGATGCTGTTGAGAAGAACTCCAGTTTATAAAAACCTGCTGAGGCTGACTGTACCTCCCCATGAGAGGGAACTGGGAAAGCAGAATTTCCTCCACAGGGGATCCATTAACCTTACAGAAAATCACAGCTCACCCTGACAGATGCTGTTATCAGACGTGCCACTCATGTGAAATCCTGCGTCGCAGCTGCAGTGCTGGGCTTGGTTTATTTGGGCACAGCGAGGTCTCCTGCTGAACGCCGGGTCGTTCACTACACTCCACTCGGGCGGGGCTGCATGACGGACAATCATTTCAATGCTTGTTGATGTGGAAACAAACTGAGAAGTTGAAACTTTGCCTCCATGTTACCGACCTGTCTGGGTTTGGTGTTGGCAGTGGGAGCCACTCCAACTTTGGGGGCAGGTGCATTTGAACTGGTTAGGCCCTTCCACACAGGTACCACCATTCTGGCAGGGATTACTTGCACATTCATTTATATCTGAAAATTCAgcaattcatttcatttcagtGAGTCCACATTTTAATCATACGTGACCTAATGCACATGTGTCAAAATCAACGCCCGGGGAGCAAAATCCTACCCTTTAAAACTCCCAATTCGGCCCTCAGGAgcaagtaaaaatgacaacaaaaacacgagTCATTGTATAAATCACCAActgattcagttgtagatatctctgtCCCTCCAAACAcactaattcaatgaaactgcatatttttttttgaccagGTCTCACAGTTTCGCCATGCTTATAgaacatgatggcagtcattttgaatctcaaattgttgtaaGTACTCTCAATTCttccaaaatcctacaattttccttaaattattccccaaactaaatacatttagccacaaaatcaaggaaatccTGCACAGACTGATATATATCACTTTTTGCTTGCatattttaaatactattatacatggaagtgcaaactagggcacaagaAAGATAATATTGCTCGTTTTACCACCTATAGTGGGATTAAACTGCccgcatttggcccctgaactaaaaagtgtttgacacccctgacctACTGTATAAATAATGAATATACATTTTCACAAGTGTGAATatgagtaataaataaataaataaataccctTTTGTAACTTCCCTTTGTTAAGTTTTAACAAACGATTTCTTGCTGCTGCATTACATtctcattcaaaataaaagcacatgttttttgggttgttttttaaCAATCACTTTGGATGGTTCCCACAGTCGGCCCACCTGAAAGCTTACTTTGTTTTGCCTGTATTTGCTTCCATGTTACCATGGTTACATACCTTTAAATCTTTGTCAGCGTGAATAGCACACCGACTGCCCAAAAGATATTTCCTGAGGATATTTTGGTAATTTTGAAATATAATTACTTATGTACTTATTATAACTAATGAATTAGttgaacataaaacataaaaaaaacatagcgataatgattattgttttctataaatcctcatttattttacaaaagcACACAACGAGTGTTTAGCcagtgaacaaaaacaaatgaatgaggAACACATTGAACTTTCTAAGGCTTGTTTTTGCTCTCAGCTCTGATGCAGTGGAAAATTTTCACAAAGTAGACTCAACTCTTTGTGGTCCAATGCTGAGGCCACAGTTTACTGGATGATAACCAGTTCCTTTAATTTTGATTTGGCATCTTCAGAGGCGACCGCAGGACCATAACATGAAAGGTCCCACTTCACTACGCTGGATATTTTTAAACACTCTTTAACAACCCAGTTGTTCACACATTGTCAACACTGGGTTTTTAACATGGCTTAGTTTAGGGATGAAAAACATGAACAGTGATAACGCTGTGCTGAGTCGGGAGCTCCCTTTAAGCATAGTGTCTACAAAAGGACGCGCGCGTTCAGCTTTATGggtgaatgtaaaaactcggtcactgtttcatagcaacatattttgaacatttatctaatctttctttcatttgatacaaatttcatgtaaaacagcatgttctatattcaactttatttatttatcattgttaaaaatatgtaaacatgaaaaataaatctaaatgtaaatgttaaatctaaatgtaaatgttaaatctaaatctaaatgtttgatctaaatgtaaatgttaaatcaaaatattaaatgtaaatcagaatttaaaatccaaaatctaaatgttaggtctaaatctaaatgttaaatcggtcaccaagtataaagctaaatgttttgaaaatatacaaagtgtgCAGGTCGGCACCTGTCGATCACGTGGCACCGCCACCACTCCACACACCCCACCCTCCAAGGACTTCTGCATCGTCCGTGTCTTCATCACTGGTCAAAGTGAGTCGACAATGATAACGCTGTGCTGAGTTGCGCGCTCTCGCCTTGCTTTAAGCACGAGTGTCAACAAAAGGATGCGCATGTTCAACTGTATGATGtgtcaaatgtaaaaactcggtCACCGTTTCATAGGCCACAtaatttgaacatttagctaattttaCTTTCATTTGAGAAAAGTGTGAAGGCAGTTTTCCATACATTCTCTTGGCTGATATGCAGCCCGTACACCAGTCATTACCGCCCTTTCAAGTTCATCAGTTTGTAGCGATCCCGCAATGTC
Protein-coding regions in this window:
- the fbln7 gene encoding fibulin-7 — protein: MAPGFPRRCLLLLCLTVLHSGQASMQTCMDKHQVVGVLRQMEKFLKGQEIRFTEGLRIMKSKLALLQNSVSKLPQADQSAAPTTCPSLNSPPHGTKFGSKYFVGHEIHFTCSQGYHLVGSSTRVCRENGTWTGTSALCKDINECASNPCQNGGTCVEGPNQFKCTCPQSWSGSHCQHQTQTAPPEWSVVNDPAFSRRPRCAQINQAQHCSCDAGFHMSGTSDNSICQDVNECEVYRLDQGGKLCVHECVNVPGSYHCSCPTGYKLLADGRSCEDVDECLSQQHNCSRGTTCINTGGSFQCVNPECPRSHGNISYVKTSPFQCERNPCPMDSRSCHLAPKTVSFHYLSLPSNLQTPATLFRMATATAPGRTGPDSLRFGIVSGNSRSIFVMQRSDRQTGELILVQPLRGPQEINVDVDMSEYSDRTFQAKHVAQVHVMVSPYNF